A single window of Microbacterium oryzae DNA harbors:
- a CDS encoding DNA-directed RNA polymerase subunit beta gives MSAEFSKPVRRPSEMFDRLFAGSDPAEISRAAHATAVALLSRVRDEADADVVQRLISFTARHGIDDIAELWSQSPARSLPGSLWRLYLVQLSIHDDPETSSLLYERGRIELPSADVVVAGAPTPAGPQELMVLIDTILHGAFTGDYAVALDRTASFCRVVASGATHLADDYEATEPHRSSTLTTRALRLSAFAADLTAAARLWRRDALE, from the coding sequence ATGAGTGCGGAGTTCAGCAAGCCGGTGCGCCGGCCCTCGGAGATGTTCGACCGGCTGTTCGCGGGCAGCGACCCGGCCGAGATCTCGCGCGCCGCGCACGCCACCGCGGTCGCGCTCCTGTCGCGCGTGCGCGACGAGGCCGACGCCGACGTCGTGCAGCGGCTCATCTCCTTCACCGCCCGCCACGGCATCGACGACATCGCCGAGCTGTGGTCGCAGTCGCCGGCGCGCTCGCTGCCCGGGTCGCTGTGGCGTCTCTACCTCGTGCAGCTGTCGATCCACGACGACCCCGAGACCTCGTCGCTCCTCTACGAGCGGGGCCGAATCGAGCTGCCCTCCGCGGACGTCGTCGTCGCCGGCGCCCCGACTCCCGCGGGCCCGCAGGAGCTCATGGTCCTCATCGACACCATCCTGCACGGCGCGTTCACGGGCGACTACGCCGTCGCGCTCGACCGCACGGCGTCGTTCTGCCGTGTCGTCGCATCGGGCGCCACGCACCTGGCCGACGACTACGAGGCGACCGAGCCGCACCGGTCGTCGACGCTGACGACGCGGGCGCTGCGCCTGTCGGCGTTCGCGGCCGATCTGACGGCGGCCGCTCGCCTCTGGCGGCGCGACGCGCTCGAGTGA
- the pstB gene encoding phosphate ABC transporter ATP-binding protein PstB has product MSKSIEVNDLNVYYGDFLAVEGVSIDIQPRTVTAFIGPSGCGKSTFLRTLNRMHEVIPGASVKGQVLVDGQDLYGPGVDPVLVRRQVGMVFQRPNPFPTMSIRENVLAGVKLNNKRISKGDADALVEKSLTGANLWNEVKDRLDKPGSGLSGGQQQRLCIARAIAVSPDIILMDEPCSALDPISTFAIEELISELKNDYTVVIVTHNMQQASRVSDKTAFFNIAGTGKPGKLIEYDDTTRIFTTPSVQATEDYVSGRFG; this is encoded by the coding sequence GTGTCCAAGAGCATCGAAGTCAACGACCTCAACGTCTACTACGGCGACTTCCTCGCCGTCGAGGGCGTGTCCATCGACATCCAGCCCCGCACCGTCACCGCCTTCATCGGCCCGTCGGGCTGCGGCAAGTCCACGTTCCTGCGCACCCTGAACCGCATGCACGAGGTCATCCCGGGCGCCTCCGTGAAGGGCCAGGTGCTCGTCGACGGGCAGGACCTCTACGGCCCCGGCGTCGACCCGGTGCTCGTGCGCCGCCAGGTCGGCATGGTGTTCCAGCGGCCGAACCCGTTCCCCACGATGTCCATCCGCGAGAACGTGCTGGCGGGCGTGAAGCTCAACAACAAGCGCATCTCGAAGGGCGACGCCGACGCGCTCGTCGAGAAGTCGCTGACCGGCGCCAATCTCTGGAACGAGGTGAAGGACCGGCTCGACAAGCCCGGCTCCGGGCTCTCCGGCGGGCAGCAGCAGCGCCTCTGCATCGCGCGCGCGATCGCGGTGTCGCCCGACATCATCCTCATGGACGAGCCCTGCTCCGCCCTCGACCCGATCTCCACCTTCGCGATCGAGGAGCTCATCAGCGAGCTGAAGAACGACTACACCGTCGTCATCGTCACGCACAACATGCAGCAGGCATCGCGCGTGAGCGACAAGACGGCCTTCTTCAACATCGCCGGCACCGGCAAGCCCGGCAAGCTCATCGAGTACGACGACACCACGCGGATCTTCACGACGCCCTCCGTGCAGGCCACCGAGGACTACGTCTCCGGCCGCTTCGGCTGA
- the pstA gene encoding phosphate ABC transporter permease PstA, translating into MAAIAASAQSMRLTSGRLPKWAPWALLLGSFAAAAVVFGVAAAGGDLADFNIAGTLIVGMILYIVLIAVVSSIAESSRKAMDRIMTALVSTAFVIALLPLVSLLWTVVVNGIQRFDAEFFTFSMRNIVGEGGGIVHAIWGTVLITLLAALIAVPVGLMTSIYLVEYGRGRVARAITFFVDVMTGIPSIVAGLFIYSVFALFVRPGISMGFMGALALAVLMIPVVVRGSEELLRIVPNELREAAYALGVPKWLTIVKVVLPTSIAGITTTVMLAIARVIGETAPLLLTAGYTLSLNTNLFDGQMMTLPVFAYNQYMNQGTNPDAAVARAWAAALTLIAIVMVLNLVARLIARLFAPKTAGR; encoded by the coding sequence ATGGCCGCCATCGCCGCCTCCGCGCAGAGCATGCGCCTGACGTCCGGCCGCCTGCCGAAGTGGGCGCCCTGGGCGCTCCTGCTGGGCTCCTTCGCCGCCGCCGCCGTGGTCTTCGGCGTCGCCGCCGCCGGAGGCGACCTCGCGGACTTCAACATCGCCGGCACGCTGATCGTCGGGATGATCCTCTACATCGTCCTCATCGCCGTCGTCTCATCGATCGCCGAGAGCAGCCGCAAGGCGATGGACCGCATCATGACCGCGCTCGTCTCGACCGCCTTCGTGATCGCCCTCCTCCCGCTCGTCTCGCTGCTGTGGACGGTCGTCGTCAACGGCATCCAGCGCTTCGACGCGGAGTTCTTCACGTTCTCGATGCGCAACATCGTCGGCGAGGGCGGCGGCATCGTCCACGCCATCTGGGGCACGGTCCTCATCACGCTGCTGGCCGCCCTCATCGCGGTGCCGGTGGGCCTCATGACGTCGATCTACCTCGTCGAGTACGGCCGCGGCCGCGTCGCGCGCGCGATCACCTTCTTCGTCGACGTGATGACGGGCATCCCCTCGATCGTCGCGGGCCTGTTCATCTACTCGGTCTTCGCCCTGTTCGTCCGCCCCGGCATCTCCATGGGCTTCATGGGCGCCCTGGCCCTCGCCGTGCTCATGATCCCCGTGGTCGTCCGCGGCAGCGAGGAGCTGCTGCGGATCGTGCCGAACGAGCTGCGCGAAGCCGCCTACGCGCTCGGCGTGCCGAAGTGGCTGACGATCGTGAAGGTGGTCCTGCCGACCTCGATCGCCGGCATCACGACGACGGTCATGCTCGCCATCGCACGCGTCATCGGCGAGACCGCGCCCCTGCTCCTCACCGCGGGCTACACCCTCAGCCTCAACACCAACCTGTTCGACGGGCAGATGATGACCCTGCCGGTGTTCGCGTACAACCAGTACATGAACCAGGGCACGAACCCCGATGCGGCCGTGGCGCGCGCATGGGCCGCCGCGCTCACCCTCATCGCCATCGTCATGGTGCTCAACCTCGTCGCCCGCCTCATCGCGCGGCTCTTCGCGCCGAAGACCGCCGGCCGCTGA
- the pstC gene encoding phosphate ABC transporter permease subunit PstC translates to MSITEKTASQAPSDAPEPAGPGAPIKAKQRLGDRLFSGTALGAGTIILVVLAAVAVFLVIQSIPAFRADTSDNHILRGESFWTYVGPLVFGTVWSSIIALVIAAPIAIGIALFISHYAPRRLAATLGYVIDLLAAVPSVVFGLWGGLVLAPVLQPLFVWLNDNLGWIPLFSGQVSATGRTIFTASLVLAVMIIPIMTAICREVFLQTPKLHEEAALALGATRWEMIRMAVLPFARGGMVSAAMLALGRALGETMAVTMVLSVSGAVTVELLTSTNPTPIPANIALAFPEAHDEGINTLIATGLILFIVTFAVNAFARWIVARRAEFSGAN, encoded by the coding sequence ATGAGCATCACTGAGAAGACGGCATCGCAGGCGCCGTCCGACGCCCCGGAGCCCGCGGGCCCGGGAGCGCCGATCAAGGCGAAGCAGCGCCTCGGCGACCGCCTCTTCTCCGGCACCGCGCTCGGCGCCGGCACGATCATCCTCGTCGTGCTCGCCGCCGTCGCGGTCTTCCTCGTCATCCAGAGCATCCCTGCGTTCCGGGCGGACACGAGCGACAACCACATCCTCCGCGGAGAGTCGTTCTGGACCTACGTCGGCCCGCTCGTCTTCGGCACGGTGTGGTCGTCGATCATCGCTCTCGTCATCGCCGCCCCGATCGCGATCGGCATCGCGCTGTTCATCTCGCACTACGCCCCGCGACGGCTGGCCGCCACGCTCGGCTACGTCATCGACCTCCTCGCGGCGGTGCCGTCGGTGGTGTTCGGCCTCTGGGGCGGCCTCGTGCTCGCTCCCGTGCTGCAGCCGCTGTTCGTGTGGCTGAACGACAACCTCGGGTGGATCCCGCTCTTCAGCGGCCAGGTCTCGGCGACCGGGCGCACGATCTTCACCGCCTCGCTGGTCCTCGCGGTGATGATCATCCCGATCATGACCGCCATCTGCCGCGAGGTCTTCCTGCAGACCCCCAAGCTGCACGAGGAGGCCGCGCTCGCGCTCGGCGCCACGCGCTGGGAGATGATCCGGATGGCCGTGCTGCCGTTCGCGCGCGGCGGCATGGTGTCGGCGGCGATGCTCGCCCTCGGCCGCGCGCTCGGCGAGACGATGGCCGTGACCATGGTGCTCTCGGTCTCCGGCGCGGTGACCGTCGAGCTCCTCACGTCGACGAACCCGACGCCGATCCCCGCCAACATCGCGCTGGCGTTCCCGGAGGCGCACGACGAGGGCATCAACACCCTCATCGCGACCGGCCTCATCCTCTTCATCGTGACCTTCGCGGTCAATGCGTTCGCGCGCTGGATCGTCGCGCGCCGCGCCGAGTTCTCCGGAGCGAACTGA
- a CDS encoding phosphate ABC transporter substrate-binding protein PstS → MKITRLSSLAAVSAIAALSLAGCAANEGGSAAPAGDSTEESTLSGTLDATGASSQTAAQEAWVAGFQTANPDVTVNYEPTGSGTGRENFLSGASDFIGSDRAFDDEEVAAGGFGACTSDAIVEVPLYISPVAVAFNLEGVDTLNLDAATIAGIFAGEITNWNDPAIAEANPDAELPDLAISPVHRSDDSGTTETFATYLAATASDVWTYEVSGEWPIDGGEAAQGTSGVVQAITSGNGAIGYADASQIGDLGQVHVGVDGEYIAYSAEAASALVENSPLVEGRGEGDLVFDVDPAAATDGAYPIALVSYLIGCEEYEDAATAELVKAYFEYMASEDGQSAAAENAGSAPISDGLREQVLAAVDRIQVG, encoded by the coding sequence GTGAAGATCACTCGTCTTTCGAGCCTGGCCGCCGTCAGCGCCATCGCCGCACTCTCGCTCGCCGGCTGCGCCGCGAACGAGGGCGGCTCGGCCGCACCCGCCGGCGACAGCACCGAGGAGAGCACGCTCAGCGGAACGCTCGACGCCACCGGCGCGTCGTCGCAGACCGCCGCGCAGGAGGCCTGGGTCGCCGGCTTCCAGACGGCGAACCCCGACGTGACGGTGAACTACGAGCCGACCGGCTCCGGCACCGGCCGTGAGAACTTCCTCTCCGGAGCGAGCGACTTCATCGGGTCCGACCGGGCGTTCGACGACGAGGAGGTCGCCGCGGGCGGCTTCGGCGCCTGCACCAGCGACGCCATCGTCGAGGTCCCCCTCTACATCTCCCCCGTCGCGGTGGCCTTCAACCTCGAGGGCGTCGACACGCTGAACCTCGACGCCGCCACGATCGCGGGCATCTTCGCCGGCGAGATCACGAACTGGAACGACCCCGCCATCGCGGAGGCGAACCCCGACGCCGAGCTGCCCGACCTGGCGATCTCGCCCGTCCACCGCTCCGACGACTCGGGCACCACCGAGACCTTCGCCACCTACCTCGCCGCCACCGCCTCCGACGTGTGGACGTACGAGGTCTCCGGCGAGTGGCCGATCGACGGCGGCGAGGCGGCGCAGGGCACCTCCGGCGTCGTCCAGGCCATCACCTCCGGCAACGGCGCCATCGGCTACGCCGACGCGTCGCAGATCGGCGACCTCGGTCAGGTCCACGTGGGCGTCGACGGCGAGTACATCGCGTACTCCGCAGAGGCGGCGTCCGCGCTCGTCGAGAACTCGCCCCTCGTCGAGGGCCGCGGCGAGGGCGACCTCGTCTTCGACGTCGACCCCGCCGCGGCGACCGACGGCGCCTACCCGATCGCGCTGGTGAGCTACCTCATCGGGTGCGAGGAGTACGAGGACGCCGCCACCGCCGAGCTCGTCAAGGCGTACTTCGAGTACATGGCGAGCGAGGACGGCCAGAGCGCGGCCGCCGAGAACGCCGGCAGCGCGCCCATCTCCGACGGTCTCCGCGAGCAGGTCCTCGCCGCGGTCGACCGCATCCAGGTCGGCTGA
- a CDS encoding exodeoxyribonuclease III — MPRTLRVAAVNVNGIRAAARKGMAGWLDTADVDILTLQEVRGEREHLDAALPGWHILEDRSLQKGRAGVAIASRLEPTASRIALGGESLESNGRWLEADFEVEGRTLTAVSAYVFTGEVGTPKQEQKWAFLEAMDARLPELAADGALAVVTGDLNVGHRELDIKNWKGNLKKAGFLPRERAYFDRWLGAAGESVACADGTTGTGLGWVDVGRRFHGDVPGPYTWWSQRGQAFDNDSGWRIDYQLATPALAERVAAYRVDRQASYAERWTDHAPVVVDYAF; from the coding sequence ATGCCTCGAACCCTCCGCGTCGCCGCCGTCAACGTCAACGGGATCCGCGCAGCCGCCCGCAAGGGGATGGCCGGATGGCTGGACACCGCCGATGTGGACATCCTCACGCTGCAGGAGGTGCGCGGCGAGCGGGAGCACCTCGACGCGGCCCTCCCCGGATGGCACATCCTCGAGGACCGCTCCCTGCAGAAGGGGCGCGCGGGCGTCGCGATCGCCAGCCGCCTGGAGCCGACCGCCTCGCGCATCGCGCTCGGCGGCGAGTCGCTCGAGTCGAACGGGCGGTGGCTGGAGGCCGACTTCGAGGTGGAAGGACGCACCCTCACCGCGGTGAGCGCCTACGTCTTCACGGGCGAGGTCGGCACCCCGAAGCAGGAGCAGAAGTGGGCGTTCCTCGAGGCCATGGACGCGCGCCTGCCCGAGCTCGCCGCCGACGGCGCGCTCGCGGTCGTCACCGGCGACCTCAATGTGGGGCACCGCGAGCTCGACATCAAGAACTGGAAGGGCAACCTCAAGAAGGCGGGCTTCCTCCCGCGCGAGCGGGCCTACTTCGACCGATGGCTCGGCGCCGCCGGCGAGAGCGTCGCGTGCGCCGATGGGACCACGGGCACCGGACTCGGCTGGGTCGACGTGGGCCGCCGCTTCCACGGCGATGTGCCCGGCCCCTACACCTGGTGGTCGCAGCGCGGCCAGGCGTTCGACAACGACTCGGGCTGGCGGATCGACTACCAGCTGGCGACCCCCGCCCTCGCGGAGCGGGTCGCCGCCTACCGCGTGGACCGGCAGGCGTCCTACGCGGAGCGCTGGACCGACCACGCTCCGGTCGTCGTCGACTACGCGTTCTGA
- a CDS encoding mannose-1-phosphate guanylyltransferase, whose translation MSEPIQDFFAVIPAGGVGSRLWPLSRAQTPKFLHDLTGSGRSLLQETWDRLLPLADRDHIAVVTGAAHGPKVETTLPDMPEHNVFVEAEPRESAAAIGLAAAILHRRNPDVIIGSFAADHVIKRQRVFEFTVRQAVAVAREGYICTIGIQPSEPAVGFGYIKTGAELFVEDAPLAAMVDTFVEKPDLETARRYYADRSFLWNAGMFISRADVLLDELHANEPELHAGLMEIAEAWDDPARKDETVARVWPGLKKIAIDYAVAEPAAAKRRLAVVPGQFDWDDVGDFASLSNLVSDGDSARMSVLGPNDKVIVDESTGLIVSHSNRVIAVIGVADLIVVDTDDALLVTTNEHAQRVKGVVGRLHEGGRDSVL comes from the coding sequence ATGTCAGAACCGATCCAGGACTTCTTCGCCGTCATCCCCGCGGGCGGCGTCGGCTCGCGGCTGTGGCCCCTCTCCCGGGCCCAGACGCCGAAGTTCCTGCACGATCTGACGGGGTCGGGCCGCTCCCTCCTCCAGGAGACGTGGGATCGCCTCCTCCCCCTCGCCGACCGCGACCACATCGCGGTCGTCACCGGCGCCGCCCACGGCCCCAAGGTGGAGACGACGCTCCCCGACATGCCGGAGCACAACGTCTTCGTCGAGGCGGAGCCCCGCGAGTCGGCGGCCGCGATCGGCCTGGCCGCGGCCATCCTGCACCGTCGGAACCCCGATGTGATCATCGGCTCCTTCGCCGCCGACCACGTCATCAAGCGCCAGCGCGTGTTCGAGTTCACGGTGCGTCAGGCCGTGGCCGTGGCGCGCGAGGGCTACATCTGCACCATCGGCATCCAGCCGTCCGAGCCCGCCGTCGGCTTCGGCTACATCAAGACCGGCGCCGAGCTGTTCGTCGAGGACGCCCCGCTGGCCGCCATGGTCGACACGTTCGTCGAGAAGCCCGATCTCGAGACCGCCCGCCGCTACTACGCCGACCGCTCGTTCCTCTGGAACGCCGGCATGTTCATCTCGCGCGCGGATGTGCTCCTCGACGAGCTGCACGCGAACGAGCCCGAGCTGCACGCGGGTCTCATGGAGATCGCCGAGGCATGGGACGACCCGGCGCGCAAGGACGAGACCGTGGCCCGCGTGTGGCCGGGCCTGAAGAAGATCGCGATCGACTACGCGGTCGCCGAGCCCGCGGCCGCCAAGCGCCGCCTCGCCGTCGTGCCCGGCCAGTTCGACTGGGACGACGTCGGCGACTTCGCCAGCCTCTCGAACCTCGTCTCGGATGGCGACAGCGCGCGGATGAGCGTGCTCGGCCCGAACGACAAGGTCATCGTCGACGAGTCCACCGGCCTCATCGTCTCGCACTCCAACCGCGTCATCGCGGTGATCGGCGTCGCCGACCTCATCGTCGTCGACACCGACGACGCGCTGCTGGTCACCACGAACGAGCACGCCCAGCGCGTGAAGGGCGTCGTCGGCCGCCTGCACGAGGGCGGCCGCGACAGCGTTCTGTAG
- the sdhC gene encoding succinate dehydrogenase, cytochrome b556 subunit, whose product MSATARPTPRVSETTSRTPRGTLYRGREGMWSWVLHRITGIAIFFFLLVHVLDTSLIRVSPEGYDAVIGTYQHPIMGIGEIALVGAIAFHAFNGLRIILVDFWSKGSKYQRQLFWGVLAVWVVVMAGFVPRQLMNVFGGGH is encoded by the coding sequence TTGTCCGCTACCGCGCGACCGACGCCCCGGGTGTCGGAGACGACGTCGAGAACCCCGAGAGGCACGCTCTACCGCGGCCGCGAGGGCATGTGGTCGTGGGTGCTTCACCGCATCACCGGCATCGCCATCTTCTTCTTCCTGCTCGTGCACGTCCTCGACACGTCGCTCATCCGCGTGTCGCCCGAGGGGTACGACGCGGTGATCGGCACCTACCAGCACCCGATCATGGGCATCGGCGAGATCGCCCTCGTGGGCGCGATCGCCTTCCATGCCTTCAACGGCCTCCGGATCATCCTCGTGGACTTCTGGTCCAAGGGATCCAAGTATCAGCGCCAGCTGTTCTGGGGCGTCCTGGCCGTCTGGGTCGTCGTCATGGCCGGCTTCGTGCCGCGTCAGCTCATGAACGTGTTCGGGGGAGGACACTGA
- a CDS encoding succinate dehydrogenase hydrophobic membrane anchor subunit: MTAAELAAPRSPQRPARRGNLEKWGWIYMRVSGVLLVVLIFGHLLVNLVLPEGGVHALDFAFVAGKMADPFWQWWDVLMLWLAFIHGANGMRVIVNDYVQGRAVRKTLVWVIGIVAALMIVLGTLVVFTFDPCAGVFGPFENPDSALFEVCQAAAAK; this comes from the coding sequence ATGACCGCCGCAGAACTCGCCGCTCCGCGCTCGCCGCAGCGGCCCGCTCGCCGAGGCAATCTCGAGAAGTGGGGCTGGATCTACATGCGCGTCTCGGGCGTCCTGCTCGTCGTGCTGATCTTCGGGCACCTGCTCGTCAACCTCGTGCTCCCCGAGGGCGGCGTCCACGCCCTCGACTTCGCCTTCGTCGCCGGCAAGATGGCCGACCCGTTCTGGCAGTGGTGGGACGTCCTCATGCTGTGGCTGGCGTTCATCCACGGCGCCAACGGCATGCGCGTGATCGTCAACGACTACGTGCAGGGCCGCGCGGTGCGCAAGACGCTGGTCTGGGTGATCGGCATCGTCGCCGCGCTCATGATCGTGCTCGGCACGCTCGTGGTGTTCACCTTCGACCCGTGCGCCGGCGTGTTCGGACCATTCGAGAACCCCGACAGCGCGCTGTTCGAGGTCTGCCAGGCCGCCGCGGCCAAGTGA
- the sdhA gene encoding succinate dehydrogenase flavoprotein subunit — protein MTTQHPDAVLKDGVYYHEFDIVIVGAGGAGMRAAIEAGPGAKTAVITKLYPTRSHTGAAQGGMAAALANVEEDSWEWHTFDTVKGGDYLVDQDAAEILAKEAIDAVIDLENMGLPFNRTPDGKIDQRRFGGHTAEHGKTPVRRACYAADRTGHMILQTLFQNCVKLGINFFNEYYALDLITVKDADGSTKIAGVVAYELATGDLHVFHSKAVIFATGGFGKVFKTTSNAHTLTGDGVGIIWRKGLPLEDIEFFQFHPTGLAGLGILLTEGARGEGAILRNASGERFMERYAPTIKDLAPRDIVARCMVKEVLEGRGAGPNKDYVYLDCTHLGAEVLETKLPDITEFARTYLGVDPVVEPVPVMPTAHYAMGGIPTNNAAEVLADNDTVVPGLYAAGECACVSVHGANRLGTNSLLDINVFGKRAGRNAVEYVKTGELVPLPADPAKEVRELIERVRSAKGTERIADIRRTLQEEMDANAQVFRTEETLTNVMGTIHDLRERYANIYVDDKGKRFNTDLLEAVELGFLLDLAEIIAYAARNRKESRGGHMREDYPDRDDENFMQHTMAYLTGDPHSPIPEDHIRLDWKPVVFTRNEQGEFNYPPMERKY, from the coding sequence GTGACGACACAGCACCCCGACGCCGTTCTGAAGGACGGCGTGTACTACCACGAGTTCGACATCGTCATCGTCGGCGCAGGAGGCGCCGGCATGCGCGCCGCGATCGAGGCGGGCCCCGGCGCCAAGACCGCGGTGATCACGAAGCTCTACCCCACGCGCTCCCACACGGGCGCCGCGCAGGGCGGCATGGCCGCTGCGCTGGCGAACGTGGAGGAGGACTCCTGGGAGTGGCACACCTTCGACACCGTCAAGGGCGGCGACTACCTCGTCGACCAGGACGCGGCGGAGATCCTCGCCAAGGAGGCCATCGACGCGGTCATCGACCTCGAGAACATGGGCCTCCCGTTCAACCGCACGCCCGACGGCAAGATCGACCAGCGCCGCTTCGGCGGGCACACGGCCGAGCACGGCAAGACGCCGGTCCGACGCGCCTGCTACGCCGCCGACCGCACCGGCCACATGATCCTGCAGACGCTGTTCCAGAACTGCGTCAAGCTCGGCATCAACTTCTTCAACGAGTACTACGCGCTCGACCTCATCACGGTGAAGGATGCGGACGGCTCCACGAAGATCGCGGGCGTCGTCGCCTACGAGCTCGCCACGGGAGACCTGCACGTCTTCCACTCCAAGGCCGTCATCTTCGCCACCGGCGGCTTCGGCAAGGTCTTCAAGACCACGTCGAACGCGCACACCCTCACCGGCGACGGCGTGGGCATCATCTGGCGCAAGGGCCTGCCGCTGGAGGACATCGAGTTCTTCCAGTTCCACCCGACCGGACTCGCGGGTCTCGGCATCCTCCTCACCGAGGGCGCGCGAGGCGAGGGGGCCATCCTCCGCAACGCGTCGGGCGAGCGCTTCATGGAGCGCTACGCGCCGACCATCAAGGACCTCGCTCCGCGTGACATCGTCGCGCGCTGCATGGTCAAGGAGGTCCTCGAGGGCCGCGGCGCCGGTCCGAACAAGGACTACGTCTACCTCGACTGCACACACCTGGGCGCCGAGGTGCTCGAGACGAAGCTCCCCGACATCACCGAGTTCGCGCGCACCTACCTGGGCGTGGACCCGGTCGTCGAGCCGGTGCCGGTCATGCCGACCGCGCACTACGCCATGGGCGGCATCCCGACCAACAACGCCGCCGAGGTGCTGGCCGACAACGACACCGTCGTTCCCGGCCTCTACGCCGCGGGCGAGTGCGCGTGCGTGTCGGTCCACGGCGCGAACCGCCTCGGCACGAACTCGCTCCTCGACATCAACGTCTTCGGCAAGCGCGCCGGCCGCAACGCGGTCGAGTACGTCAAGACCGGCGAGCTCGTGCCGCTGCCGGCGGACCCGGCGAAGGAGGTGCGCGAGCTCATCGAGCGCGTGCGCAGCGCCAAGGGCACCGAGCGCATCGCGGACATCCGCCGCACCCTGCAGGAGGAGATGGACGCGAACGCCCAGGTCTTCCGCACGGAGGAGACCCTGACCAACGTCATGGGCACCATCCACGACCTGCGCGAGCGCTACGCGAACATCTACGTCGACGACAAGGGCAAGCGGTTCAACACCGACCTGCTCGAGGCGGTCGAGCTCGGGTTCCTGCTCGACCTCGCCGAGATCATCGCGTACGCCGCGCGCAACCGCAAGGAGAGCCGCGGCGGTCACATGCGGGAGGACTACCCCGACCGCGACGACGAGAACTTCATGCAGCACACGATGGCGTACCTCACCGGCGACCCGCACTCGCCGATCCCCGAGGATCACATCCGGCTGGACTGGAAGCCCGTCGTGTTCACCAGGAACGAGCAGGGCGAGTTCAACTACCCGCCGATGGAGAGGAAGTACTGA
- a CDS encoding succinate dehydrogenase iron-sulfur subunit, translating into MSTAVAEAPAADAIQSYLVTFIVRRFDPELDSEPRWVDYDVEMYPTDRVLDALHKIKWEVDGSLTFRRSCAHGICGSDAMRINGRNRLACKTLIKDLDISQPIYVEAIKGLPLEKDLVVDMDPFFAAYRDVQPFLQANSAPVKGKERVQSIADRARFDDTTKCILCAACTSSCPVFWTDGQYFGPAAIVNAHRFIFDSRDDEAQVRLDILNDKEGVWRCRTTFNCTEACPRGIEVTKAIAEVKQAVLKGRP; encoded by the coding sequence ATGTCGACCGCCGTCGCCGAGGCTCCCGCAGCCGACGCCATCCAGTCGTACCTCGTCACGTTCATCGTGCGCCGCTTCGACCCCGAGCTCGACAGCGAGCCGCGCTGGGTCGACTACGACGTCGAGATGTACCCGACCGACCGCGTGCTCGACGCGCTGCACAAGATCAAGTGGGAGGTCGACGGCTCGCTGACCTTCCGTCGCTCGTGCGCTCACGGCATCTGCGGCTCCGACGCCATGCGCATCAACGGCCGCAACCGGCTCGCCTGCAAGACCCTGATCAAGGATCTCGACATCTCGCAGCCGATCTACGTCGAGGCCATCAAGGGCCTGCCGCTGGAGAAGGACCTCGTCGTCGACATGGACCCCTTCTTCGCGGCGTACCGCGACGTGCAGCCGTTCCTGCAGGCGAACAGCGCCCCGGTCAAGGGCAAGGAGCGCGTGCAGTCGATCGCCGACCGCGCCCGCTTCGACGACACCACCAAGTGCATCCTGTGCGCGGCGTGCACCTCGTCGTGCCCGGTGTTCTGGACCGACGGGCAGTACTTCGGCCCGGCCGCGATCGTGAACGCCCACCGCTTCATCTTCGACTCGCGCGACGACGAGGCCCAGGTGCGCCTGGACATCCTCAACGACAAGGAGGGCGTGTGGCGCTGCCGCACGACCTTCAACTGCACCGAGGCGTGCCCCCGCGGCATCGAGGTGACCAAGGCCATCGCCGAGGTCAAGCAGGCGGTGCTCAAGGGGCGTCCCTGA